Sequence from the Strix uralensis isolate ZFMK-TIS-50842 chromosome 1, bStrUra1, whole genome shotgun sequence genome:
ATGGCTACACACAGTAAGTTGTTACTGTAACTAGCGTGACTGCAGGTCACCTCTACTCTTAAGGCCAGCACACCCAGGCTCATCAAGTAACTGCACTAGCAGTATTTTCAATTTCCAATTACTAAAACGTCATGGACCATATGGAGTAATGCTAGGTTTGGGCATCTCAGTTTAGGAGACAGAACTTATTCAGCACTTGCTTATCTCCAGTGTGAAAGTGTCACTAgcaaaaaaattatagaaaaagaaagaagtgtggAAAAAACATGACTCAAATTCTGCCTCCAAAAGGAAAGTTCCAGAAATGAAAAGAtcaaggaaaaagaacatttgaagtGATCAAATGTTAAAGCAGGCATCTTCAACCGACATCTATATATGTCGAAAATAAATTCACAGACAGGCAAAACCTAACTGGACTGAATAGAGAACAGACTTCTATATCATACTCAACTCCACAACACTTTCCCCTTTCAAAACAGTAAAGATACCACCTTTTGCCTCTTCCTGTCATGCAAAAATTAAGATACTAAACCCACAGAAGGCAATAAAGAACTTCAAGATTTTAATTGACATCAAAGTTAAATTCACCAAAAAGTGAAGTCAAGACAATAtgcattttagtttttaattactGTCTAATTTTAGATTCTGGCAAGTATATACAAATTATAGTGTAAATAAGCTATTTCACTTCTAAAGAAAAATAGGCTTGGAGTATCATTTTAAGCTTACTTCAATTCCACAAGTTCCTCTTGAACAACAGTATGAATAGTAGCGTTTGACAGAACCGCACGTTTCTGCATGCATGCCTAGAAGTAATTTCAGCTAAATATGCTGTTAAAAACAATGCTTTAATTCCAGCTAAATATGCAATACAAAATGTCAGCAGCATTTGCTGACCAAGAGCTACAGAACTGGACAACAGGATTGAGCACAAAATTTGTTTACAACTGTGACCATAGCTGCTACTCTTGGTATCATTTGCAGCCACAGAACTTGGAGGCATGCTGCTTACAAGGCCATGGACTAAATTACCCCAGTCAACCTATAAAACTACAGTGCTCAGAAAACTTACTTATTAAACACTTGGAACTCCAGTGGGATTATTAACTGCCTTTTGAGCAGCCTCTTTAGCTTGGTGGGCTTGTAGTACGGCTACAGCTTCATCAACCTgttaagtaaaaaaagaaaaattaataaggGGAAGCTTagtaatttctgtatatttaagTTAATGAAACAGTTTAAACTATACACACAAACAATGCCTgcattgttaaaaagaaaaggttaacATTACAGTTCCAGTTCATGCTAATTTAAGCCACTGCCACCCTCTGACAGAGCATATTTTAACTTCTTGCCCTGGGCCACTGTTGCACTGCTGCTACTTCACCGTGCCAGCACGAACACCTGTTAAATCAGTGTAGACTTAACTGCTGATAAAACTAGTGTAAGGCAAAAGCACACCTACCTTCGAACGAAGGGACTCAGGAGACTCGAGCATGTGAAGGAGTTCAGAGTTGTCAATCTCCAACAACATACCAGTGATCTTACCCGCCAGAGTAGGGTGCATGCTTTGAATGAGAGGAAATAGACGTTCACCTGGAGAGAAAAAAGTGCATCAGTGACAAATCTCATCTGACAAACACAGACTAGATTtaagggaaaagggaaacaaacaCCTTGTTCTACTGCTAAAACCATTTACTTCACATTTTAAGATTGATAAAAGAGTAGTTCAACTGTCCTTCTGCTACAAGGCAGAAAAAGGTATCATGTACATACCTAACATCTGCTTTTGTTCTTGTGGAGGGGCAGAAGCCAACATGGAAGCAGTCAAGGGTTCCTGACCTTGCACATGGACAGCAGGCTGCAAATTAATTTAACaccatttcaaaattaaattctaattCATAATTAGGTGCAGCTTCAAATATCCAATGTTCCACAAATCAACATGGAAGAAATTACTACTAAGTCAATTTAAATCAAATAGTGCTTGTTAGAGTGGAGCAATGCTGGAGATTAGTATCAACTGCTCCATTGTGGAGCAAACACAAGGAGAATTCGGGCTAAGGTATCAAGCAACTGGAAAATATGAAGTAACACAGGATCCCATCCTGTCCCAGGTGAACTTGAAATAGACTTAAAACCTCAAGGCTATAACTCTGCTGCTACAATGCAGACCCTGAATTCTAGAATAACAAAGACAACTCATAACCATAAGCACCCCCCCTCCTTCCTCTGCAAAAAGCACCAGAAAAAGCATGGACCAGTTCCTAAAATTACATACCTGCTGCATAGCAACCTGCGGCTGTGTATTAAGATGCTGCTGAGGATTACGAACACCGGCAGCATATTTGTATTGTGGTACTGTGCGTACGGCAGGAGTAGCTGCAgtagctgctgctgcaggacgTGGACCCATTGTTTGTGTTGATGTATTAGCTGAAAAAATAACGCAATTCTGTAtgtgaataattaatttttttaatttagcctACACTGTACAAgtcacaaaaaaatcccaaaccagccTCGAAAGGGAATACCTAATTTAGGTATTGTATTATAGATTCATCTCAGTAGTATTTTCAACTGTCACATCACTGGTCATATCTGAAGGTTCAAAGCTCAAAATTCACTGGATGTTACTTTCCAGTCACTTCACTAATGAATTGCTTTTCTGACATGCTATTGAAAAAAAGATCTGTGAGAAAACATTCACTTTGGTTGAGTATTAATTTAATTCTAACCTCAAAGGACACTTGATTTCCTGAGTACCTTACGTCAGTCATCCTAAAAAAGATACTTTCATGAAGTAGAGCTAAAAAACCACTACTGCCTAATACATTCTGAGAGAATTAAGACCCCATTAACAATCAATTCTGGTTCATTCAGTGATGTGCAGATTCTGCAGACATGACACTGGCTCACAGTATTCTATGACAAAATTAAAGCTAACATTCTCAGTATTGCTACACGCAACCTATTATTACAATTGCCACAACAATGTTTAGAAATGGCAGAAGCTGTCATACAGAATTCTTGAAATGCACACTGTAAGAAAAAATGCTTCATGATAAAGAAATGGGGCCACAGCACTAGTCTTTGCGGGGACAATATTTAAAGCAACTACTAGAAGGTGATACTAGCTTACTCAGTCTCACTAGAGCCAGAAAAGGAGAGAAGTGTTACCACATGTGATATTGAACTTAACGAATGCTTTTGAGAGATCATTCTGAATCAGCAAAATTAAATAATAAGTTTAATACTTGAAGTTTGCATAAATGAAACTCACCAACACGTTGTGTTGACATGACTCGTGGAACTTGTGAAGAAGCTGGTCTCATGGTACTAAATGGTggtctgggtgctgctgggcGGATAGCACCAGGCATGTTTTGGAATgctatgttttaaagaaaataaattaagttacATGCTGAAACACGGAATGGTGAAAAGAGTTCAGAAGTCATACCAGTACTCTGACAAAGAGAAGACTGATACTGTAAtgctgtgaaaatgtatttaaaagtgcAAAGGTAAATGCTATGGAGGTTACCACAATCACTGGAAAGGTAAAGAAGTGACTTACGATGAGGTCTGGCACCCTGAGCAGTCCAGCGAGGACTAGGTCTAGCAAGTTGAGCAAGTTGATTAGTAGGATAGTATGCAGCACGGTTCTGAGTCTGTCAAATATAAAAACATTGTGTAATTTTGCTGTCTTGGAAGGGCATGCTGAACAGTCCATCTCCTTTCTGCTATGAAATTAGAATGATGCAATTATTGACAGATGGTAATAGTTACATTTATTGTTAAATGTAAACAGACTTTATACATAGTACAAACCATTTGGTTAAGTCATCTCTAGACATACCTGTGGGATAGCTGCCATGAAGTAACCTGAAGGAGGTGCTGGTTGGTAAGGGTTGATTACAGGATTAGGTACTGCTCTTACACTTGCCATTCTCTGCATATACTGGTTGGTGAGATGAGCTTGGCGCTCTTCTTTACGCTGGGCTAGAGCTACATATAATGGTTTAGTAGCCACAATTCTACCATTCATTTCTGTGACAGCTTTGGTGGCTTCTTCTGGTGATGAGAAGCATACAAATCCAAATCCTTTGCTGCGGCCACCTTCCATCATGACCTGTCAGTacaaaatttagttttaaaacaagAGAATGCTGTACCTACTCAACCTACGTgagtttcttttttcagcttACTCGAAGTGAAACCACAGGTTTGTTTTACTGATttataaaaaggaatataattgCTTAATTAATAGCTGTTTACTGGATACAGATGAAAATCTCATGAAGTAGTAATGAGCACATTATTGCACTGAAAAGATGTCATTTTTCTCACCTTAATAGCAGTATTCAGTTTATTTCAAGAAAGGATGATCATATGCATTTAACCTGAGACATACAATAATTGAGAAAGCAGATGTCCACATATATAGTGGCAGTGGTAAGTGACTGGGTTCCATCCCTTAATCAAAGAAATCACTCTTCCTTGGTGAAGGATCATTGTTCATTTTCAGAGAAAGGACAAGCAGAATCTCTGAAATTTACCTTTGCACTAGTGATTGTACCAAACGGGGAGAATTCTTTTCGAAGACGCTCATCATCAATCCCATCATCAAGATTTTTCACATAAAGGTTTACACcctaaaaaaaaggcaagatatttttgaaagcaaatggGCTGTGTAAATCTAAAAATATCATAGAATAAAGTTAGTCCTCTTGAATTGAAACTGAACCTGGTATCTGGTGATCCTGTCCTGCTTCATTTGTTCAAACTTGCGCTTCAGCTCCGTCTGTCTTTCCACCTTTTTCTGAGCCCGGCCAACATAGATTTGTTTCCCATTGAGCTCTTTTCCGTTCATCTCATCTACAGCCTTCATTAATAAACAAGAGGTTAGCAGTGCTTTGTATTCCAGTGGTTTTCGGGAAtacaaaaaataatgtaattcaaATATAAAAAGTCACATAAGGATTCCACAAAAAGAGTCAATCCATCTAAAATATCACTAGCTGAAACAAAATACCCCAAGACTTCTCTGCTTTAAGGAAAATGGAAATTGCTTTCTGAGTGTGCTTCTGTCCAGCTAAAGTCACAAGGGATGCAAAAAACATTTCTTATatgaagttggaaaaaaaataaaaatcaagtcacaTAATGAAGAACTATTTCTCCAGCCTTATCTCCctgaaggcagaaaaaagaaagcaaattaagcTGAAAAGCTCTAAttcatactttttaaaagtaacaacTGGAACCACAGTATCTACCAGATTGTCTTATATTAAGCTAGAGGTGGCatatatggctttttttttttaatgtttaatctTTCATTAAGGAAATACTTAAAGAGTATGAAAATATGAACTTTCTTCCTTTATGCTGTTTTGAGTTACAAATATTAAGATGTGAAAACTCTGGCACAGATTTGTTCAATTAATTTAAAACCAGAAGTCACTAGTTTATTGTATACCTTCACAATCAAAGCCATTAAACACCTGTTTACTGAGATATTAGATTTTTATGTTATTTCAAACACCCAACATGTGATTCTGACTACTGAAAGAGAAACAATTCATCAATGAATGTATGCAAGACTGAACAATGTAGATGTAAGACAGACGGGATTTATTCTAATCTCTTGCTTGTACACTTGCAGTACTGACAAATCACCAAAATGCcttttgaaaagcaaactttGTTTGTTGCCCTGATTTGTTCTGTGCTGAGTTTTTCTCCTGACGGTATGTCCCTACTGCCAGAGTCAACTGACACATCAAAGCAACCAGCTGACAAAGAATTAAGTTATACAGCATACCAGCATGTTATAGACATATACACGAATTAAAAGGACCCTTCTTCCAAAGTTACTCTTCAGAGTAAAAGCAACATCACAGGGTTCTGACTATTTTCTTACAGCTGTGCCAAACATGCTCTATAAAACTAATAGCTTTCCTGCTGACTTAGCAGTGCTGAAGTATGAAAACACAATCCTTTCTGCCTTGCACAAATGTTTTGTGCAACCAAATTGGATTCAATGATTCATCTGGGTTTTGCAGAGATGTAATAATTTACTATGCTTGTATGCTGCCCAGCATGAGAGAGTCCAAATCTCAGAGACCTTCAAGCCCAACTATAACAGGTTATTAAATTATTCAAGATTCCCCATTTCTACACTAGCTCCAGCTGTCTCCAAGTATCTTGACTCAATAGGCTCCTCAGATCAACTGACATCTCATCATTAAGAAAGCATTCTAAACGACAGAAACCATGCTAAGTCATTTAAGCAGCGGACACCTGTTTTTGCAGTGTCCTTGACCAATTAAAAACCTTAATGAGTTCACAAGTTTTCAAATCACTCAATGAAACGTATTATTTGGGTCTCAGTTATAAAATTCCTAAAATGAAGTCCAAAAGCTTACTTTTTGGGCATCTTCATGTCTTTCAAAACTAACGAAGCCAAAGCCTTTGGATTTTCCACTCTCATCAGTCATAACTTTCACACTTAGGGCAGGACctaaaaagagaatgaaatactTATGCTTTGCATACAGAGTGTATCCTTGTCACATTTTGAACATCCTGTTTAGAAGTTAATATTTAGTTTGTTTCACTTGTATTACAAAGGACTCCTGCACCAATAAGAGTATCTAGTAAACATCACCCATCAATATGAAATTGCTCGTTTGCCCTGACACTGAACTTCAGTCTCTACAGCTAAAGTCTGccatgctgtatttcttttctactgTGTTTTCAACCAAAATGGGGTAGGAATTTCACCTCAGAGtgaatgaaatttgttttctcattaaaaattatgACATTTAAAAAGCCTTAGGGCTTCCATCCTTGAAACAGCTACTGAAAGCCAGAGAGGAGGCCTTTCTATCAGGTACGTGCTTCACCATTTATCCCAGTGAAAGGCCACCCCAGTTCAGCAATTTCAAACCTTTGAAAAATTGCAGGTCACAGGCTCAACTGAGACAGATATTAGCAGCTAAATTCACTACTGTTTCAACCACAGATACTTAATAGAGGAAGGGAATTTCCTGTAAATGCTGTGTAGGGCTGCTATAGAATACCACATACGCAAGGCTTTCTCTTGCTTTACATGATATCTGCAGAAGAACAGCAAAAGcatggaggaaagaaaatacatggaggaaacaaaaatgctaggtgtgaaaataaaatagatgtgCCCTATAAACCAGTATAAGAATCTGTAACTGAATTAAGGAGTTTGCCATTTCCTATTTTGATGGTGACACATCATATACATTACTAGGTCATGATCATAAGCCTGCATAACTGAGGATCATGACAGAACCAAACAGCTTGCCAGTGGAAAAGTTCCTTATAATTTTGTATTGGGTCAACCACCACAATGCAACTGAATAAAGAAAGCAGAGATACTCTGAGTAAAGGTAAGTCTGCAGGTCAATGAAAGCAATAGCAAGCTCCTTTGTCATGTATCCTGTAGTGAATTCATAACATCAATCTGTACTAAAACAGAAAACACTCCTATTTGCAACTTAAAAATTTGCAAAACCCATTCAAAAGACTATTTAAACATATCATTTTCAGATTATCAGAAACAATTCTGATGGCAGGATTATATATATTCTATTCTGCCTATTTAAAATTCTGCAGTGGATATTACTGCACATTGAATGTGAAATCAGAATTAAGCACAACTTTTagtaccttttttattttctttttaaatcagcatCAGACAGCCAGCTGATTCCTTGCACTATAAAGCACTGTACACGTAAGATCTAAGTAGTACCCTGAAGTTCACTCGTGTTTATATAAACTTAAAGTTTAAGACATTACCAAACTTGCCAAAGAGTTCCTTAAGTCTCTCATCATCCATGTCTTCTCCAAAATTCTTGATGTAAACATTGGTGAATTCCTTTGCTCTGGCTCCAAGCTCTGCCTCACGTTCCTTGCGGGATTTAAACCTTCCAACAAATCTAGTTGCAGAAGAACAGAATAGTGTAGATTAAAGCAAGTCTGTCAAGGTTTAAAAATTTACTTCAATCCTCTGGTATCAAATTTTAATCAGTCTCATTGGTCATTATAGGAATGAAATTCTTtagataaaatatttacagtaaaactccatcagaaaaacaatttcaCTATCCTTTGCTACATCAGTGTGCTTATCACAGTTACTAGCATAAAAATGCTTTCAAGCTATTGGCAAGATTGTTCACTCTTATAAAACAGCCTTTGACAACAGGAGCTGGACAATGGGAAAGTACTAGGTAAAGTGGCTAAACAGAAATCAGCATAATCTCTCTGCCATACTAAAAATTTGGCAGCCTTAAAGCAGTTGCCATTCTCCGACCCAGTTTTTAAGCAAGGGATATTTAACTAACCTCCCCCACTCCCCTACACACCTTTCCAGCCTATATCAAAGCAagacttttgtttggtttgtgttggttttttttggttggttttcttttaaataagcataGAGAAATAAATAGTTCAACTTGCTCTTTAGTCAAATACCATTCCATATTGTCTGGGAACACCAAAGGTCAGTTCATACCatcacagaaagaacagaaactgaACACAACACTCTGCAACCCAAGGAACTGCTCTAGTACAGCCTTACGTGGTTAACACAGATTTCTGATCATAGTAGACTTTTGCTCTCAAATTTTATTGTATTGCCCAACTTTATAGTTCCAAATCCGACAAATCCAATAAAGTAGCATGCAATAACTCAACATTTTCTTAAGACAACTTCACCCAATTTATAGTAACCGAGGATGGTAAGATTGATAGCACAATGTGTTCAGCAGATTTTGGTAGTGAGTGAGGtactttaatttacttttaaaagcctAGCCTGAATAgaaattcaaagtaaaattaaCTCCCATGATGTATTTTACCAAACAAAGTTTACATAAATCATGTGCTTTTATGAGTACATGCTGACCTTTTTTTACTAATTTAGAAAGGCTGTATAAAGACGGAAGCTGAATAAAAACATCCACAGTATGCCAGTCAAGCAcagaacaagcaggaaaaaagtttCCAAATACATGTTCTTCCTGTACGTGGTTTGATCCATCCATctttacatgtaaaaataatcCATGATGGTAAGCTGATGCTGATTTCTGTCATCCTTTTTCCAAACCCTCTCAAGTATTTACAGAGCTATTCTTTTCCAACTATACCAAATACCACAATGATCCCTTAGGCACAGCTAGCTGTCAGGCACACTTGCTCCCTCTCCGCCTAGATATCACTAACCAAGTAGCCAAATAACGTTTTTTCCTACAGTACAGAACAGTGATCATGTTTAAAACATTAAGTTGTATTTTCTACTCCTATTTCCTAGATATGTCTATTAACAGACACTCATATATTAGTGTAATCCGACCACTATTCAGGACCGAGTAACTCTAGAGCTTTAAGTTTCATCCAAAAAATGGACCACGTACCTATCTCAACTCTTACAAAGGAAGTATTATTCAGAATACCCAACCTATTGTATTTTATGAGACTGGTAAGATCAGAAAACCAGAGAAGCTCCCAAATCCTCATTACAGCATTGGCTTGCAAGACAATCAGTACAATAATTTTTTCCCTCGAGTCCATTATTAGCcttttctgaactttttctgCCTTTAGAATAGGCAGGTGATACAATTCATAGTATTCCTAGCACTAAAATTCTAAATCCtctttaaaattagaaatttttAGAACAACCTGTCCTTCTATATTTGTCTGCTGTAAAATGAATTTCAGTCTGTTGATTCCCAACTATGTATTTATGTACTTACACTTTGCGGTCATTAAGCAGCATACCATTCATTTTTTCAATAGCTCTTTCTGCAGCTTCTTGTGTCTCAAAATGTACAAATCCATAACCCTTGGATCCATTTTCATCACATACCACCTATTAAAGAAAAACCCTGTTGTAATACCCATGGAATGTTTCCAGCGTAAATAGAGGGGGTTTTGTGTCAAACCATTAAACACACTGATCATTTTCCACTAACCTTACAAGATAGGAtgtttccaaaagcagaaaatgtGTCATACAAAGCTTTGTTATCAATTGATTTGTCCAAGTTTTTGATGAAGATGTTTCCTACACCGCTTTTGCGTAGAGACGGATCGCGCTGAGACCACATGATGCGTACTGGTTTGCCTTTAATGACATCAAAGTTCATGGTATCCAAAGCTCGTTCAGCTGGAAAGGCATCATGGAATTAGTAGGAAATGCTAAAGTTATCTTAATAAGCACACAAATAGCACTTGAAGTACAAGTCTTCATaaaattttttactattttaagtcCAGCACCACCACCAAGATGCAAACCCAAACCTCCTATGTAAATAAACCCACTCTGTTTTATGCGAgtaaaaaccagcaaaaactcCTCAGCAAAACCTGCACTTCGGAGACAGGGAGAAGCACAAGTCAGCTGAACAATCTGTAGGAATCCCAGTAGCCTAAAGGATTGGACTCCACTATGAAAAGATGGTACGATGACAGGACAAAATTTATCAAGCAATGGCAATCACAGCCAATCCCATAGGAGGAAAAGTTTTGACATTTGTGAAAATCAGCTGGCTGCTCCCACATCACATAGAAGTAtcaataaaaatgcttttaggGGTACGGTTTGTGCCTGTGAGGCCTTTTGCAAACATTAACATAAGAACTCCTAGGTCACCAATACCCCTAAACTGACAAAATTTCTTTGCTAGGCGGAGTTGGTTCAGGCAGCTGTTCCACACAGCTCCTTCCTTAGTGACGGGATCTGTGACAGACTTCCGGGCAAGGGACAGTTCAAACAGACTTAAAACTAGCACTTACttgtttttgaaaagctgaaattaTACAGATATGAAAAGCTCATGATGAAATACATACAAGCTCAATGAAGGAGTAAGCattaaaacagcaaaatgaagtAACATAAACCAGGTTTTGTTACTCCAGTGGAGCAGTTTTTCCAGTAGAACTCCATAACTAACTTTTCAAAGCCTGAATTTAAGATCTCCGTGTATTTGAACAGGGAAGTATCAAGacttcttcagttttcatatgTCCCTTCAAAGCAACAAGACATGCCTGTGATGTTTTAAGTCAACAGGTATTTAAGCAAGAAAGAGCAAGAGTTCTCAAGTATGGCAGACATATTTGATGATCTCCTACATTAGCTCCTTTTCATCCTCCCTATATGTCTAGAAGAACACTGAAAAAAGTCTCAAATATCTGAAGTCACACCCATTGGTAGCAGAACATGTAGCAGAACAATGTGATGTTAACAAGACTGAAATTGGTTCAATCTTATCTTAAAAACAGTAACGATGTCAGCTAAACCATGTCAGCTAATTGCTTCTCTTAGGAGAAAGACCAAGAGCCAATCACATTGTGAAAACCCTTATATTTTTGTTAAGTGCTGCTTTTATCTTTAGCCATGTTGTTGGATACCATGGCCAAAGAAAATTTACAATCAGCCTCGGTTCAGCTGCTACACCACACTTTTAAGTCTTTTCTTGCCATGTTTTCAGATTACAAGTGAATTTGAAGATTATATTCTCTGAAAGACGTCTGTAGAAGTTAAGACAAACATCTaacattttcttgttaaaaaaccAATCTATTGATACTATTACCATATTCACATGACAGTAGCAAGTCAACGGCTGATTTAAGCTGAAGCCACAAAAAACATAAGCATTGCCAGTCTTTTAAATAAGTTAACAACACTTTCACAAACTTTAATATAAATTATGCTGGAGAGAAAAGACAACCTGGATACTGAGAAACAAAAACCATTGTAAGGCTTTacattgcaaaacaaaaaaaaaaaagaaaaaaagatggccAAGAACTGTGGATATCAGAGTGGCCACAGCAGAAACATCTAACTCTTTGGTACTGCCCTGGAAGTCATTACAATTATTACTGCCAGCACCAGCAAAAGTGCCAGCAACAAACAGTTCATTATTTCCAGAAGTAGTGACAGGGCTTCCTTTACTAGCAAAGAGGCTTCTCTAATTCATGCTAATTGCTTCTAGAATAATCCTGACACACCTCAAAAATGTGTGTTCCTGGACACATTTCCCAAACATGCGACTCCAGGTGGGTCCATACTAGCCTTCTCAAACATTACCACTCTCAACTAATAGCAAGCATGTATCTTACACCAATGCAATTCCTCCACAAAGGACAGCATGGAAACTCTCAACAGCTCTCCTCATCTCTTCTATGGAGCAGCAGCACAAGACATTTAAAGATTTCTGCTTAATGAACACCACATCGTCATTccacacagattttaaaacattactAGAATACATAGGTACAAGGTACTCTCATTAAAATTCACAACTAGTAAAACTGGCTTACTTTCCTTATATTTTAGCCATAAAAGGCTGCACAGTAGTTTGCAGGAGGCAATTCCATTCAGCAGTTAACTTGTTACCAAGTGGACACACCTACCCATGCTGTACTTTTGCTGATTCTGCTGGAGCTTTTATTGAATGAGTCACCAGTTCCCATTTTAGTCATGAGCAACTGGACAGTCCACTttatgaaaaatttcaaaatctcATGGAATATACACTTAATGCTAAATGTACATAGCAATAGCTATAAAATAATAAACCTCTGGAAACAATCATTCAGAAAATCTGAAGGGAGAAGTGCAGTTTCAGATTActcaaaaatatttctagtttaGTGATTAAACAAATTGCCTGGGTTTTACTTTGGACTATGACTCAAATTCAGAAAAGTCACAACTATGAAATGTGTGCATACCTCACAAATGTGTCATCAGGCCTCATTAGTTTTTGGAAGACCTTTGAGATACCTAGTTTACAGACAGCTGGTAATGTCAAACACACcttcaaagacatttttcaaaacgCGAGCTAGTTGTTACTAGCTGATTAATAAGCGCAGCCTGAGATGCAGCTAAGAACTAGGCTAAACCAAGAAAAGGCAGCTGGTTTGGAATCAAAAGGAAACCAGTATTACTGTAATAACAACCATTCATCCTCGGAGCTCCTATTTCAAGGTTTCAGTAAATGGATAGAATGATCTATT
This genomic interval carries:
- the PABPC1 gene encoding polyadenylate-binding protein 1; its protein translation is MNPSAPSYPMASLYVGDLHPDVTEAMLYEKFSPAGPILSIRVCRDMITRRSLGYAYVNFQQPADAERALDTMNFDVIKGKPVRIMWSQRDPSLRKSGVGNIFIKNLDKSIDNKALYDTFSAFGNILSCKVVCDENGSKGYGFVHFETQEAAERAIEKMNGMLLNDRKVFVGRFKSRKEREAELGARAKEFTNVYIKNFGEDMDDERLKELFGKFGPALSVKVMTDESGKSKGFGFVSFERHEDAQKAVDEMNGKELNGKQIYVGRAQKKVERQTELKRKFEQMKQDRITRYQGVNLYVKNLDDGIDDERLRKEFSPFGTITSAKVMMEGGRSKGFGFVCFSSPEEATKAVTEMNGRIVATKPLYVALAQRKEERQAHLTNQYMQRMASVRAVPNPVINPYQPAPPSGYFMAAIPQTQNRAAYYPTNQLAQLARPSPRWTAQGARPHPFQNMPGAIRPAAPRPPFSTMRPASSQVPRVMSTQRVANTSTQTMGPRPAAAATAATPAVRTVPQYKYAAGVRNPQQHLNTQPQVAMQQPAVHVQGQEPLTASMLASAPPQEQKQMLGERLFPLIQSMHPTLAGKITGMLLEIDNSELLHMLESPESLRSKVDEAVAVLQAHQAKEAAQKAVNNPTGVPSV